The Methanooceanicella nereidis genome window below encodes:
- a CDS encoding flavodoxin family protein, with translation MYKVIGIVGSPRFNGNTEYLIREALEVLKKEGFDTELIHLGEKKIAPCEACYACNMMKDCQIQDDFQEIFAKMEEADGIILGSPVYFGSATPQIKALIDRAGLIALKKDRALNRKVGAAIAVARRAGANFTFAQMNYFFYINGMIVPGSTYWNVGYAMDMGAVEYDEEAIRTVRNLAENIAWLIKKIKA, from the coding sequence ATGTACAAGGTCATCGGCATCGTCGGAAGTCCAAGGTTCAACGGCAATACTGAATATCTCATACGAGAAGCTCTGGAAGTATTAAAGAAAGAAGGATTTGACACAGAGCTTATACACCTGGGAGAAAAGAAGATCGCTCCCTGTGAGGCTTGCTATGCATGTAACATGATGAAGGATTGCCAGATACAGGACGATTTTCAGGAAATATTCGCCAAAATGGAAGAAGCGGACGGGATTATTCTCGGAAGCCCGGTCTATTTCGGCTCGGCAACGCCGCAGATCAAAGCCCTGATCGACAGGGCCGGATTGATAGCATTAAAGAAGGACCGGGCTTTAAACAGGAAGGTCGGGGCTGCGATCGCCGTAGCAAGAAGGGCAGGCGCTAATTTCACTTTCGCCCAGATGAACTATTTCTTTTATATCAACGGCATGATCGTGCCCGGCTCTACATACTGGAACGTAGGCTATGCGATGGACATGGGCGCTGTCGAGTATGACGAAGAGGCTATCAGGACCGTCAGGAACCTGGCAGAAAATATAGCCTGGTTAATAAAGAAGATAAAAGCATAA
- the ade gene encoding adenine deaminase, with amino-acid sequence MLKDNIQAALGRLPLDLVIKGNMVNTLTGEIEETGVAIFNGNIVGIGDYDANKVIRCNYFCPGFIDGHVHIESSMLSPVEFSRAVAPRGTTAIVADPHEIANATGFEGLCNFIEDAGSSYIKIFFTAPSCVPASPLEMSYSIISAEEIKKLFAYPSVIGIGEMMNFKGLLDGEQDILDKLGISRIIDGHAPGLTGRELNAYISAGVGSDHESVTLDEGLEKVRKGMWLMVREGACTKNLKEVIHVADKIKDTRRIMLVTDDRDSLAILAEGHMDHLVREAINEGIDPVRAIQMATINPAERFGLPLGAIMPGYPADIILLDDIEKLKIEDVLINGRPFSSAGFTPVYPREARKNTVHIPDISKDDIAVRCDRDRLIRVIGVQDNSIYTDEIMLKARCSGFKIAASPDNDLLKICSIRRYPGPKKVSAAFVKGFGIKRGAVAQTISHDSHNVIALGANDDDIINAVRRLKEIRGGIVISDGGRISCELSLPYGGLMADMPVKEIARIQLDIKDKLHEMGSGLENPAMRLSFLGLSVVPELKLTCNGLVDVRSQKIVSIFADED; translated from the coding sequence ATGCTAAAGGATAATATTCAGGCAGCTCTGGGACGATTACCTTTAGACCTTGTCATAAAGGGGAATATGGTGAACACTCTGACGGGGGAAATAGAGGAGACCGGGGTAGCGATATTTAATGGCAATATCGTGGGCATAGGGGACTATGACGCAAATAAGGTCATAAGATGTAACTATTTTTGTCCCGGCTTCATTGACGGCCACGTGCATATTGAAAGCAGCATGCTCAGTCCCGTAGAGTTCTCCCGCGCCGTCGCCCCGAGGGGTACTACTGCTATCGTGGCCGATCCCCATGAGATCGCAAATGCTACCGGATTTGAAGGCTTATGTAACTTTATAGAAGATGCCGGCAGCTCTTATATCAAGATATTTTTCACTGCGCCTTCCTGTGTTCCAGCTTCACCTCTGGAGATGTCTTATAGCATAATCAGCGCTGAGGAGATCAAAAAGCTGTTCGCGTACCCTTCCGTCATCGGTATCGGCGAGATGATGAACTTTAAGGGTTTGCTGGACGGCGAGCAGGATATTCTGGATAAGCTGGGCATATCCCGGATAATTGACGGCCATGCTCCCGGACTTACCGGCAGGGAGCTTAACGCTTATATCTCTGCAGGCGTCGGCTCGGACCATGAGAGCGTAACGCTCGACGAGGGGCTCGAAAAGGTCCGAAAAGGCATGTGGCTGATGGTAAGGGAGGGAGCCTGTACAAAAAACCTGAAGGAAGTCATACATGTAGCGGATAAGATCAAAGATACAAGGCGAATAATGCTCGTAACGGACGACCGCGATTCTCTGGCTATCCTTGCTGAAGGGCATATGGACCATCTGGTCAGAGAGGCCATAAATGAAGGCATAGACCCTGTCAGGGCAATACAGATGGCGACGATCAACCCTGCAGAGAGGTTCGGTCTTCCGCTGGGGGCGATCATGCCGGGCTATCCTGCCGATATCATATTACTGGATGACATTGAAAAATTAAAGATAGAGGATGTTTTAATTAACGGCAGGCCTTTCAGTTCCGCCGGCTTTACGCCCGTATATCCCCGGGAGGCCAGAAAAAACACTGTCCACATCCCTGATATTTCAAAAGATGATATTGCTGTCAGGTGCGATAGGGACAGGCTCATAAGGGTAATAGGCGTGCAGGATAATAGCATATATACCGACGAGATAATGCTTAAAGCCCGATGCTCCGGCTTTAAGATAGCAGCATCTCCGGATAACGATCTTCTGAAGATATGCTCCATAAGGAGATACCCGGGGCCAAAGAAAGTTTCCGCGGCGTTCGTAAAAGGTTTCGGTATCAAGCGCGGTGCCGTCGCCCAGACAATATCCCACGATAGCCATAACGTGATAGCGCTGGGGGCAAATGACGATGATATTATTAACGCTGTGCGGCGCCTGAAAGAGATCAGGGGCGGGATAGTCATTTCTGACGGCGGCAGGATATCCTGCGAGCTTTCATTGCCTTACGGGGGACTAATGGCGGATATGCCTGTAAAAGAAATAGCGCGTATTCAGCTTGATATCAAGGATAAGCTGCATGAGATGGGCTCCGGCCTTGAAAATCCCGCGATGAGGCTAAGCTTCCTGGGGCTTTCGGTGGTGCCAGAGTTAAAATTGACCTGTAACGGTCTTGTCGATGTAAGGTCACAAAAAATAGTAAGTATTTTCGCTGATGAAGATTAA
- a CDS encoding methionine synthase has translation MMVTTVVGSYPAGIKISSEEDIRKAIEICVRDQEKAGVSVISDGQVRADMVGIFAMNLSGYKKEDNRYKVVGRIDVPDRPATVADYKFAKKLTKAKVKGIVTGPTTMAKSSVVEKSSPYKSNSDPELIYDLAYAQAAEARALSEAGAEIIQIDEPFFSVNADLEVGIRAVNIIAKNIDTPVMHVCGDIRPIFKKLLETNVMVLDHEFSASKNLDAMDKELIESYNKIIGYGCIDTSINDIESVETIEQRIKAGIEKIGMKNMWIDPDCGMRMRTKEAAFTKLSNMVEAVKRIG, from the coding sequence ATGATGGTCACTACAGTAGTAGGCAGCTATCCTGCAGGAATAAAGATCAGTAGCGAGGAAGACATAAGGAAAGCTATAGAGATATGCGTCCGGGACCAGGAAAAAGCCGGGGTGTCCGTGATATCTGACGGGCAGGTCCGCGCGGATATGGTGGGGATATTCGCGATGAACCTTAGCGGGTACAAAAAAGAAGATAATCGCTATAAAGTCGTGGGCAGGATAGACGTTCCCGACAGGCCGGCCACTGTGGCGGACTATAAGTTCGCAAAAAAATTGACTAAGGCGAAAGTAAAAGGAATAGTCACCGGGCCTACGACAATGGCAAAGAGCTCCGTCGTTGAAAAAAGCTCGCCATATAAGTCTAACTCCGACCCTGAACTGATATACGACCTGGCATATGCCCAGGCAGCGGAGGCCAGGGCGCTATCCGAAGCCGGCGCGGAGATCATCCAGATAGACGAGCCGTTTTTCAGCGTGAACGCAGACCTGGAGGTCGGCATCAGGGCTGTCAATATCATCGCTAAGAACATAGATACGCCGGTAATGCACGTATGCGGCGACATCCGCCCTATTTTCAAGAAATTGCTCGAAACGAACGTGATGGTCCTCGACCATGAATTCTCTGCTTCCAAAAATCTGGATGCGATGGACAAAGAGCTAATAGAGTCTTATAATAAGATAATAGGATACGGATGTATCGATACATCGATAAACGATATCGAGAGCGTGGAAACGATAGAGCAGAGAATAAAGGCCGGGATCGAAAAGATCGGCATGAAGAACATGTGGATAGATCCTGACTGCGGTATGCGCATGAGGACAAAAGAGGCGGCTTTTACCAAGCTTTCCAACATGGTCGAAGCGGTTAAAAGGATCGGATAA
- a CDS encoding PAS domain S-box protein has translation MDENQDRAKESLIEELEFLRDRIKKLEQTEIEKEVDANLITGVLDRSHDAMILLDTEDRLCYINDEARHIFNIRNEAMGEIFWAIYPKSTTSIFYKEYFRAKQDKKFIRLVEHIHAQNKWYEVHISPASNGTLLILYDITSRMHIDEIIRLVHYTINNYSDAVLWVKPNGRPFYVNRATIGYLGYEYNQLLNMRIFKLIPDFSEEYWPKIWKTIKDKKHIEFESVLQNMEGKAFSVDISCDYINFFDKEYICVNIHDITSRKTIMDELAKSEEKYRELVENANSMIVRMDVNGNINFFNEFAQNFFGYKKEEIIGKNILETIVPETSSKKEDLRSKIRYVIQHIEEYPHMENENILRNGERVWISWTNKAIKDSKGDIVEILSVGNDSTELKRYQDELEKAKTQAELYMDLMSHDINNMNQIGIGFLELALETQGIDENVKQLLLKPLDVLRNSSYLIQNVNKLQKAREGVIRKESVDLEKLLKEVISRYTHIARREVRIEYSSEQGCTVNANELLLDVFTNIISNSIRHSTGPLAIGVQMSKIQEGETEYCKVEIEDNGPGIPDDVKDRLFDRMRKREAKIAGKGLGLYLVKALIESFDGKILVEDRVKGDFSRGCKFIVLLPAVKDAV, from the coding sequence ATGGATGAGAATCAGGACAGGGCAAAGGAAAGCCTTATCGAAGAGCTGGAGTTCTTGCGTGACCGCATTAAAAAGCTGGAACAAACAGAGATCGAGAAGGAAGTAGATGCTAATTTAATTACCGGTGTATTGGACCGATCTCACGATGCCATGATCCTTCTTGATACCGAAGACCGCCTGTGCTATATAAATGATGAGGCCAGACATATATTCAACATTAGAAATGAGGCCATGGGAGAGATATTCTGGGCGATATACCCAAAGTCGACCACTTCGATCTTTTACAAAGAATATTTTAGAGCGAAACAAGATAAAAAATTTATAAGATTAGTAGAGCATATCCATGCTCAAAACAAATGGTATGAAGTACATATATCCCCTGCTTCGAATGGGACGCTATTGATATTATATGATATTACATCGCGGATGCACATTGACGAGATAATAAGGCTCGTGCACTATACGATCAATAATTATTCCGACGCCGTTTTGTGGGTAAAACCTAATGGAAGGCCTTTTTATGTAAATCGGGCAACTATCGGCTATCTTGGTTATGAGTATAATCAATTACTAAATATGAGAATTTTTAAGTTGATACCTGATTTTTCAGAAGAATACTGGCCAAAGATCTGGAAAACCATTAAAGATAAGAAGCACATTGAATTCGAATCGGTATTGCAAAATATGGAAGGAAAAGCTTTCTCGGTCGATATCTCATGTGATTACATAAATTTTTTTGATAAAGAGTATATTTGCGTTAATATTCACGATATTACATCGCGAAAAACGATCATGGATGAGCTTGCCAAAAGTGAGGAGAAATATCGCGAACTTGTAGAAAATGCTAATAGTATGATCGTACGAATGGATGTTAATGGCAATATAAATTTTTTTAATGAGTTCGCACAAAATTTCTTCGGATATAAAAAAGAGGAGATCATCGGGAAGAATATCCTTGAAACTATCGTACCAGAGACCTCCTCGAAGAAAGAGGACCTGAGATCGAAGATCAGGTATGTCATACAACACATCGAAGAATATCCCCATATGGAAAATGAAAATATTCTTCGAAACGGCGAAAGAGTCTGGATATCATGGACTAATAAAGCGATAAAGGATAGCAAGGGAGATATCGTGGAGATCCTGAGCGTGGGTAACGATTCGACAGAGCTAAAAAGATACCAGGATGAACTGGAAAAGGCAAAAACACAGGCAGAACTATACATGGACCTGATGAGCCATGACATAAACAATATGAACCAGATAGGGATCGGATTTCTTGAACTGGCCTTAGAAACCCAGGGAATTGATGAAAACGTTAAGCAACTTTTGCTAAAACCCCTCGATGTGCTAAGAAATAGCTCTTACCTGATACAGAACGTGAATAAACTTCAAAAAGCCAGAGAAGGCGTGATCAGGAAAGAGAGTGTTGACCTGGAAAAATTATTAAAGGAGGTAATTTCACGATATACGCATATCGCCCGAAGAGAAGTCCGGATAGAATACAGCTCTGAACAAGGATGCACTGTCAATGCAAATGAACTGTTGCTGGATGTTTTCACTAACATAATAAGTAACTCTATCAGACATTCAACAGGCCCCCTGGCCATCGGAGTTCAAATGTCTAAAATACAAGAAGGGGAGACAGAATACTGTAAGGTAGAAATTGAGGACAATGGCCCGGGCATACCTGACGATGTTAAGGATCGCTTATTTGATCGTATGAGAAAAAGAGAAGCCAAAATAGCAGGAAAAGGTCTTGGGCTATATCTGGTCAAGGCGCTCATAGAAAGTTTTGATGGAAAAATATTGGTAGAAGATCGAGTAAAAGGCGATTTTTCCCGGGGCTGTAAATTCATTGTGTTATTGCCCGCGGTAAAAGATGCCGTTTAA
- a CDS encoding CheR family methyltransferase produces MPEERQNDMEITDLEEKELNALLQKIFDQRGMDFRDYKKASIKRRIQKRLDEYHLTSYAQYMNLLDKNPDEYTKLFDTLLINVTEFFRDPEAWEVLKKEVLPEILSKKKKGDTIRFWSAGCATGEEPYTVGILLAEILGDSISDYEIRIYATDIDENALTDARRGLYKAEKLKNVSEGLIERYFTYENGLYRISKLIRHMVVFGRQNLVVDAPISHLDLILCRNVLIYFNIDLQNKLLLRFHYALERYGYAFFGKSESMLIGSRLFRITNKKWRVFQKSPEAIEIMTPAERRHTVIEESMIDQAIVEARREIKSIDFYNQSIIQNINLGLIVIDRNNIVMTWNKAAEEQLYIKSEYAIGRDLFDLGVDERLPNIKDRISEVIRTKKMARMEEIEIISYKGENKYLNITITPLIDSSNMMRGVIIITDDVSDTRILKDNLMKSNQELQALNERLETTNEELISTNEELETTTEELQSTAEELETSNEELQSTNEELETSNEELRSINEELEATNEELKERTEELVDLNMYNHAIVESMNQGLIVLDRYGIITTWNPAAVKMFDISEDEAVNNSFYNIDPELAINRDDMRQNIKKVIENKKAIYSRRQEFVTKNGEKRFLNFRIIPLKDIHDGTTIGVMLIMYDVTKEKRDEEARMMLSTIVEFSHDAIIGENLDGMILSWNSGAEKLFGYSKEEILGRSLTILLPPNRIDEVPKVHEKIKHGELVDNFETERMTKDGNIIKVSLTMSPVKDTSGNVIGASSIARKVRD; encoded by the coding sequence ATGCCGGAAGAAAGACAAAACGATATGGAAATCACAGATTTGGAAGAAAAAGAGCTCAATGCATTATTACAAAAAATATTTGACCAGCGCGGAATGGATTTCAGGGATTATAAAAAGGCCAGCATTAAACGCCGCATACAAAAGCGGCTTGATGAATATCATTTAACGTCATACGCGCAGTACATGAATTTACTGGATAAGAACCCGGATGAATATACAAAGCTATTCGATACGCTGCTTATTAATGTGACCGAGTTCTTCAGGGACCCGGAAGCATGGGAAGTCTTAAAAAAAGAAGTGCTGCCGGAGATACTTTCAAAGAAAAAGAAAGGAGACACCATCAGGTTCTGGAGCGCAGGATGCGCTACCGGAGAAGAGCCATATACTGTTGGAATATTGCTGGCGGAGATACTGGGTGACTCTATAAGTGATTATGAGATCCGCATATATGCCACGGATATTGATGAGAATGCGCTCACTGATGCCAGAAGGGGCCTGTATAAAGCCGAGAAGCTCAAGAATGTCAGCGAAGGCCTTATTGAAAGATATTTTACATACGAGAATGGCCTCTACAGGATAAGCAAGCTGATCCGCCACATGGTCGTTTTCGGGAGACAGAACCTTGTGGTGGACGCCCCGATATCCCATCTGGACCTTATTCTCTGTAGAAATGTCTTAATATACTTTAATATTGACCTTCAGAACAAGCTCCTGCTAAGGTTCCATTATGCTCTTGAGAGATATGGTTACGCATTTTTCGGAAAATCCGAATCCATGCTGATAGGCTCAAGGCTATTCAGGATAACAAATAAAAAATGGAGAGTATTCCAGAAATCTCCTGAAGCCATAGAGATAATGACCCCGGCTGAAAGACGCCATACCGTAATTGAAGAAAGCATGATAGACCAGGCGATAGTCGAGGCGAGAAGAGAGATCAAGTCCATTGACTTTTATAATCAATCCATAATCCAGAACATTAACCTTGGCCTGATAGTGATCGACAGGAATAATATCGTGATGACATGGAATAAGGCCGCGGAAGAGCAATTATATATCAAGTCCGAATATGCTATCGGCCGCGATCTCTTTGACCTGGGGGTGGATGAGCGTCTCCCGAATATCAAGGACCGGATAAGCGAAGTGATACGCACGAAAAAGATGGCCAGGATGGAGGAAATTGAGATAATCAGCTATAAAGGCGAGAACAAGTACCTTAACATAACGATCACCCCGCTCATCGACTCCAGTAATATGATGAGGGGCGTTATAATCATTACCGACGACGTGAGCGATACCAGGATACTTAAAGATAATCTGATGAAATCGAACCAGGAATTACAGGCACTTAACGAACGGCTGGAAACGACTAACGAGGAGCTTATTTCCACGAACGAGGAGCTCGAGACGACCACAGAGGAGCTTCAATCGACTGCAGAGGAGCTGGAGACAAGCAACGAGGAGCTTCAGTCGACTAATGAGGAACTGGAAACAAGCAATGAAGAGCTGAGGTCCATAAACGAAGAGCTGGAAGCCACCAACGAGGAGCTTAAAGAAAGGACGGAAGAGCTTGTAGACCTCAACATGTATAACCATGCGATAGTGGAAAGCATGAACCAGGGGCTTATAGTGCTGGACAGGTATGGCATAATAACCACATGGAACCCTGCGGCAGTAAAAATGTTCGATATCAGCGAGGATGAAGCTGTCAACAATAGTTTCTACAACATTGACCCTGAGTTAGCGATCAACAGAGACGATATGAGACAAAACATCAAGAAAGTGATCGAAAATAAAAAAGCCATATATAGCAGGCGCCAGGAATTCGTTACAAAGAATGGTGAAAAGAGGTTTTTAAATTTCAGGATCATACCACTAAAAGACATCCACGACGGGACGACTATCGGTGTCATGCTGATAATGTATGATGTGACAAAAGAGAAGAGAGACGAAGAGGCCCGTATGATGCTTTCAACCATCGTCGAATTCTCACATGATGCGATAATCGGCGAAAACCTGGACGGTATGATACTTAGCTGGAATTCGGGGGCGGAAAAATTATTCGGGTATTCAAAAGAGGAGATATTAGGCAGATCTCTTACTATACTCTTGCCGCCCAACCGTATCGATGAAGTTCCAAAAGTCCATGAAAAGATAAAGCATGGAGAACTCGTCGATAATTTTGAAACGGAACGAATGACGAAAGACGGCAATATCATTAAGGTATCATTGACTATGTCCCCGGTAAAGGATACATCAGGCAATGTGATAGGTGCATCCTCAATAGCGCGTAAAGTCAGAGATTAA
- a CDS encoding chemotaxis protein CheB — translation MSQFDIVAIGTSAGGLKALTEVLSNLPKDFPVPILIVQHLDPRHKSLMAEILQRHSDMNIKEAEDGEDIKNSTVYIAPPNRHMLTTDKKIELTKTEFVHFSRPSIDLLFDSVAADYKDRAIAVILTGSGMDGAIGIKAIKENGGTTIAQDSRTSEYFSMPDTAIKTGSIDFILPLNEIAGALVKLVTIEPGEQ, via the coding sequence ATGAGCCAATTTGACATCGTCGCGATAGGGACATCGGCCGGAGGCCTAAAAGCGTTAACGGAAGTATTATCAAATTTACCGAAGGATTTTCCTGTCCCGATACTTATCGTACAACATCTTGACCCGCGCCATAAAAGCCTTATGGCCGAGATATTACAGAGACACAGTGATATGAATATAAAAGAAGCGGAAGACGGTGAAGATATAAAAAATTCGACGGTATACATTGCTCCGCCTAACAGACATATGCTGACAACCGATAAAAAGATAGAGCTCACAAAAACTGAATTCGTCCATTTTTCCCGTCCGTCCATAGACCTATTATTTGATTCGGTGGCAGCCGATTATAAAGACAGAGCGATCGCAGTCATACTTACTGGTTCCGGGATGGATGGAGCGATAGGCATCAAAGCGATAAAGGAAAATGGCGGAACAACAATAGCACAGGATAGCAGGACATCCGAATACTTCTCAATGCCGGATACGGCGATAAAAACAGGATCCATCGATTTCATCTTACCGCTAAATGAAATTGCGGGCGCCTTAGTGAAACTCGTTACTATAGAACCAGGTGAGCAATAA
- a CDS encoding YbaN family protein, producing the protein MDNYGVEGDKGIIKNMRGLLNNIARGALIVAGTFFLFVGIIGVILPVLPTTPFLLLAAACYAVSSKRFYDWLINNKVFGNYIKNYREGKGIALNAKILTIGMLWSTMAISLFIVMENLLLVMFLILIATGVSAHIMLIPTLKK; encoded by the coding sequence TTGGATAACTATGGTGTTGAAGGCGATAAGGGTATTATAAAAAATATGCGCGGATTGCTCAATAATATTGCACGGGGGGCATTGATAGTCGCCGGCACTTTTTTTCTATTCGTCGGGATTATAGGCGTGATATTGCCTGTACTTCCTACGACGCCATTTCTTCTGCTCGCCGCCGCCTGTTATGCGGTAAGTTCAAAAAGGTTCTATGACTGGCTGATCAACAATAAGGTCTTCGGGAACTATATAAAGAATTATCGGGAAGGTAAAGGTATCGCATTAAATGCGAAAATATTAACAATTGGGATGCTATGGTCCACAATGGCGATATCCCTATTCATTGTTATGGAAAATCTATTACTTGTAATGTTTTTGATATTGATAGCGACTGGAGTATCGGCCCATATAATGTTGATACCGACATTAAAAAAATAA
- a CDS encoding NCS2 family permease produces the protein MKKVSSGSFLDDYFHITERNSNVKTEVLAGITTFMTMAYIIIVNPIILSGAGMDFKAVFVATCLAAAIATLLMGLVAKYPFALASGMGLNAVVTYGVVIGLGLSWQTAMGIIFIEGVLITLLVLTNLRELVMDAIPKSLKVAIGVAIGIFIAFLGFKDAGLMVANPATYIAFGNIANPTVIISLIGLFIIIALMAFRVKGSILYGILLTTILTVGICLAGDTVGFAFNAYANPALPGTIEALPAGASNMPSGYSGIVELPNAATLSTIGQLDIMGALSWGIIPVIFAFMMVDFFDTMGTVVAVGGQGKMLDKNGKLPGLKNVLLVDSVAAMLGGLFGASSVTTYVESSSGVATGGRTGLTSVVVAVLFLIAMLLVPLAYFIPGAAAAPALIIVGFLMMTSIKEIPFDILEDALPAFLTIVAMTFTFSIAKGIGFGFIAYCVIKLFSGKWRDVHPVMWIVSAIFAVYFIFVSSII, from the coding sequence ATGAAGAAAGTATCTTCAGGTTCCTTCCTTGATGACTATTTCCATATCACGGAAAGGAACTCTAACGTTAAGACTGAGGTGCTCGCCGGAATAACAACGTTCATGACAATGGCATATATCATTATCGTGAACCCGATAATATTATCCGGCGCAGGTATGGACTTTAAGGCAGTATTTGTGGCAACATGTCTTGCCGCGGCGATAGCGACCCTATTGATGGGGCTGGTGGCGAAATATCCGTTCGCACTGGCTTCAGGGATGGGCCTTAACGCAGTAGTGACATATGGAGTCGTCATAGGGCTGGGACTTAGCTGGCAGACAGCTATGGGCATCATATTCATCGAAGGCGTATTGATAACGCTGCTTGTTCTGACGAACCTTCGTGAGCTCGTCATGGATGCGATCCCTAAGTCGCTTAAGGTAGCCATAGGCGTTGCGATAGGTATATTCATAGCGTTCCTTGGGTTCAAGGATGCCGGACTGATGGTAGCTAACCCCGCGACATACATAGCATTCGGCAACATTGCGAACCCGACTGTAATAATTTCACTTATAGGTCTTTTTATTATTATCGCGCTTATGGCCTTCAGGGTAAAAGGCAGCATTCTTTATGGCATACTTTTAACGACAATATTAACGGTCGGTATCTGCCTTGCAGGAGATACGGTAGGGTTCGCGTTCAATGCTTATGCGAATCCGGCACTTCCCGGCACCATAGAAGCGCTACCGGCAGGTGCGAGTAACATGCCTTCAGGCTATTCCGGCATTGTCGAATTACCTAACGCAGCGACCTTATCCACAATAGGCCAGTTAGACATCATGGGCGCTTTATCATGGGGCATCATCCCGGTCATATTCGCTTTCATGATGGTGGATTTCTTCGACACTATGGGAACGGTCGTCGCAGTAGGCGGACAGGGCAAAATGCTCGATAAGAACGGCAAGCTTCCGGGGCTTAAGAACGTCCTGCTCGTCGATTCGGTCGCAGCGATGCTGGGAGGCTTGTTCGGGGCTAGCTCAGTAACGACATACGTAGAAAGTTCATCAGGGGTGGCGACAGGAGGACGTACAGGCCTGACATCCGTCGTAGTGGCGGTATTATTCCTGATAGCCATGCTCCTGGTGCCCCTGGCATACTTTATACCGGGAGCGGCAGCAGCACCGGCTTTAATAATCGTCGGTTTCCTGATGATGACCTCGATAAAAGAGATACCGTTCGACATACTCGAAGATGCGCTTCCGGCGTTCCTTACCATTGTGGCTATGACGTTCACGTTCAGCATAGCGAAGGGTATCGGGTTCGGTTTTATCGCATATTGCGTAATAAAGCTGTTCTCTGGCAAATGGAGAGACGTACACCCGGTAATGTGGATAGTTTCCGCAATATTCGCCGTATACTTCATCTTCGTATCGAGCATCATATAA
- a CDS encoding ABC transporter permease encodes MIKDLTAMRMMLIREIVRFTRKPNRTILPSIISAFLYIFAFGYALGSVIPPMGGVRYIEFMLPGIVLMQVIIHAYINPAYSIYSSREDKYIEDPLTTSMRYSSMVIAYVLGGMARGLFMGIIISATTMLLFGIPMYDVPLFMLFMIFTSATFACFGVMLGQWASNIEDVGNVMSYLLSPLLFLGGVFFSIDMVPGEIIRTLSYLDPLTYVVDGFRYSMIGVLRTDPYYCLLAIIICFLITLFLSLRLFKSGYHLKT; translated from the coding sequence GTGATTAAGGACCTGACGGCAATGCGTATGATGCTCATCAGGGAGATAGTCAGGTTCACAAGAAAGCCTAACCGCACTATCCTGCCCAGCATAATATCCGCTTTTCTATACATTTTCGCTTTCGGGTATGCGCTTGGCTCCGTCATACCGCCGATGGGCGGTGTCCGTTATATAGAGTTCATGCTGCCGGGTATCGTGCTTATGCAAGTGATAATCCATGCATACATTAATCCCGCCTACTCCATCTACTCGTCCAGGGAGGATAAGTATATCGAGGACCCTCTGACCACATCCATGCGATACTCGTCAATGGTGATAGCATATGTCCTTGGTGGCATGGCACGAGGGCTGTTTATGGGCATTATCATTTCAGCGACGACTATGCTGTTATTCGGCATCCCGATGTACGACGTGCCCCTGTTCATGCTCTTTATGATATTCACATCCGCTACTTTCGCATGTTTTGGCGTTATGCTGGGGCAATGGGCTTCCAACATCGAAGATGTGGGTAACGTCATGAGCTACCTATTAAGCCCGCTATTGTTCCTGGGAGGAGTGTTCTTCTCCATAGACATGGTCCCGGGAGAGATCATCAGGACGTTGTCCTACCTGGATCCGCTCACTTACGTAGTCGACGGGTTCAGGTATTCCATGATAGGCGTTTTAAGGACGGACCCTTATTATTGCCTCCTGGCCATCATCATATGTTTCCTGATAACGTTATTCCTTAGCTTACGTCTTTTCAAGAGCGGATATCATTTAAAGACATAG